The following are encoded together in the Numida meleagris isolate 19003 breed g44 Domestic line chromosome 19, NumMel1.0, whole genome shotgun sequence genome:
- the ACSS2 gene encoding acetyl-coenzyme A synthetase, cytoplasmic isoform X2, which produces MVQPEEQARLYRPRPELLPAAHVPSLPHYQRLYRRSVDEPQEFWGDIAKEFYWKQQHSGPFLRYNFDVTKGKIFIEWMKGAKTNICYNLLDRNVNERKLGDKVAFYWEGNELGDSMKITYSELLCKVCQLANVLRNHGVKKGDRISIYLPMILELVIAMLACARIGAIHSVVFAGFSADSLCERILDCGCSLLITADAFYRGDKLINLKQIADEALQKSRDRGFLLKKCIVVKHLGREELAVDGACSQSPPLKRLCQDVQTPWDPHVDVWWQDLMSGASTECEPEWCDSEDELFILYTSGSTGKPKGVLHTVGGYMLYAATSFKYVFDYQPEDIYWCTADIGWITGHSYITYGPLANGATSVLFEGIPTYPDAGRMWSIVDKYKVTKFYTAPTAIRLLLKYGEEPVKKHSRKSLKVLGTVGEPINPEAWLWYYRVVGEERCPIVDTFWQTETGGHMLTPLPAATPMKPGSATFPFFGVVPAVMNESGEELEGEAEGYLVFKQPWPGIMRTLYGNHQQFETTYFKKFPGYYVTGDGCRRDKDGYYWITGRIDDMLNVSGHLLSTAEVESALLGHGAISEAAVVSHPHPVKGECLYCFVTLKDGHEFTSNLADELKKQVREKIGPIATPDYIQYAPSLPKTRSGKITRRILRKIAQNDRDLGDISTLVNPGIINQLFNSRCDTKL; this is translated from the exons ATGGTGCAGCCGGAGGAGCAGGCCCGGCTGTACCGGCCGCGGCCGGAGCTGCTGCCGGCGGCGCACGTCCCCTCGCTGCCGCACTACCAGCGGCTGTACCGGCGCTCCGTGGACGAGCCGCAGG AATTTTGGGGTGACATCGCCAAGGAGTTCtactggaagcagcagcactcGGGGCCGTTCCTCAGGTACAACTTCGATGTGACGAAGGGGAAGATCTTCATTGAGTGGATGAAAGGGGCGAAGACCAACATCTGCTACAACCTCCTGGACAGGAACGTCAATGAGAGGAAGCTTGGGGACAAAGTGGCTTTTTACTG GGAAGGGAACGAACTGGGGGATTCTATGAAGATCACATACAGCGAGTTGCTGTGCAAAGTCTGTCAGCTTGCCAATGTCCTCCGCAACCACG GTGTGAAGAAAGGAGACCGAATTTCCATCTACCTACCTATGATCCTGGAGCTGGTCATAGCCATGCTTGCCTGCGCCAGGATTGGAGCCATCCATTCTGTTGTG TTTGCAGGCTTCTCAGCAGACTCTCTTTGTGAGCGGATCCTTGACTGCGGTTGCTCCCTCCTCATCACAGCAG ATGCCTTTTATCGAGGGGACAAGCTGATCAACCTGAAGCAGATTGCTGATGAAGCCCTCCAGAAGAGTAGAGACAG GGGCTTCCTTTTGAAAAAGTGCATTGTGGTGAAGCACCTGGGACGGGAGGAGTTAGCAGTGGACGGGGCATGCAGCCAGTCTCCCCCTCTCAAAAGGCTGTGCCAGGACGTACAG ACCCCCTGGGATCCCCACGTGGATGTGTGGTGGCAAGATCTGATGAGCGGTGCCAGCACAGAGTGTGAGCCCGAGTGGTGCGACTCAGAGGATGAACTCTTCATCCTCTACACAAGTGGCTCAACTGGGAAACCCAAG GGTGTGCTGCATACGGTGGGTGGATACATGCTTTATGCTGCCACCTCGTTTAAGTACGTCTTTGATTACCAGCCTGAGGACATCTACTGGTGCACAGCTGACATTGGATGGATAACAGGCCATTCCTACATCACTTACGGACCCTTGGCAAATGGGGCAACTAGTGTATTA TTTGAAGGTATCCCCACCTACCCGGACGCTGGGCGAATGTGGAGTATCGTTGACAAGTACAAGGTGACCAAGTTCTACACGGCACCCACAGCCATCCGGCTGCTGCTCAAGTATGGGGAGGAGCCCGTCAAAAA GCACAGCCGGAAGTCTCTGAAGGTGCTGGGGACCGTTGGGGAGCCCATCAACCCTGAAGCCTGGCTGTGGTACTACCGCGTGGTGGGAGAGGAGAGGTGCCCCATTGTGGACACGTTCTGGCAGACAGAGACG GGTGGCCACATGCTTACACCTCTCCCTGCCGCCACCCCCATGAAGCCAGGCTCTGCT ACATTCCCCTTCTTTGGTGTGGTCCCTGCCGTCATGAATGAGTCGGGggaagagctggaaggagaagcagaaggctACTTG GTATTTAAGCAGCCCTGGCCAGGAATAATGCGCACACTGTATGGAAACCACCAACAGTTTGAAACCACGTACTTCAAGAAGTTCCCTGGGTACTACGTGACAGGTGACG gtTGCAGGAGAGATAAAGATGGTTATTACTGGATCACGGGGCGAATTGATGACATGTTGAATGTTTCTG GCCAtttgctgagcactgcagaagtgGAGTCAGCTCTGCTCGGGCATGGAGCTATCTCTGAGGCTGCTGTGGTCAGTCACCCACACCCTGTGAAAGGCGAGTGCCTGTACTGCTTTGTGACCCTGAAAGATGGCCATGAATTCACCAGCAACCTGGCAGATGAGCTGAAAAAACAAG tcaggGAAAAAATCGGACCGATAGCAACGCCTGATTACATCCAGTATGCCCCCAGCCTGCCCAAAACCCGTTCAG GAAAGATCACCAGGCGGATATTAAGGAAGATTGCCCAGAATGACAGAGATCTGGGGGACATCTCCACCCTGGTAAACCCAGGCATTATAAACCAGCTTTTCAACAGCAGATGCGACACTAAACTGTAG
- the ACSS2 gene encoding acetyl-coenzyme A synthetase, cytoplasmic isoform X1 has protein sequence MVQPEEQARLYRPRPELLPAAHVPSLPHYQRLYRRSVDEPQEFWGDIAKEFYWKQQHSGPFLRYNFDVTKGKIFIEWMKGAKTNICYNLLDRNVNERKLGDKVAFYWEGNELGDSMKITYSELLCKVCQLANVLRNHGVKKGDRISIYLPMILELVIAMLACARIGAIHSVVFAGFSADSLCERILDCGCSLLITADAFYRGDKLINLKQIADEALQKSRDRGFLLKKCIVVKHLGREELAVDGACSQSPPLKRLCQDVQEKKTESSQRLHPKTPWDPHVDVWWQDLMSGASTECEPEWCDSEDELFILYTSGSTGKPKGVLHTVGGYMLYAATSFKYVFDYQPEDIYWCTADIGWITGHSYITYGPLANGATSVLFEGIPTYPDAGRMWSIVDKYKVTKFYTAPTAIRLLLKYGEEPVKKHSRKSLKVLGTVGEPINPEAWLWYYRVVGEERCPIVDTFWQTETGGHMLTPLPAATPMKPGSATFPFFGVVPAVMNESGEELEGEAEGYLVFKQPWPGIMRTLYGNHQQFETTYFKKFPGYYVTGDGCRRDKDGYYWITGRIDDMLNVSGHLLSTAEVESALLGHGAISEAAVVSHPHPVKGECLYCFVTLKDGHEFTSNLADELKKQVREKIGPIATPDYIQYAPSLPKTRSGKITRRILRKIAQNDRDLGDISTLVNPGIINQLFNSRCDTKL, from the exons ATGGTGCAGCCGGAGGAGCAGGCCCGGCTGTACCGGCCGCGGCCGGAGCTGCTGCCGGCGGCGCACGTCCCCTCGCTGCCGCACTACCAGCGGCTGTACCGGCGCTCCGTGGACGAGCCGCAGG AATTTTGGGGTGACATCGCCAAGGAGTTCtactggaagcagcagcactcGGGGCCGTTCCTCAGGTACAACTTCGATGTGACGAAGGGGAAGATCTTCATTGAGTGGATGAAAGGGGCGAAGACCAACATCTGCTACAACCTCCTGGACAGGAACGTCAATGAGAGGAAGCTTGGGGACAAAGTGGCTTTTTACTG GGAAGGGAACGAACTGGGGGATTCTATGAAGATCACATACAGCGAGTTGCTGTGCAAAGTCTGTCAGCTTGCCAATGTCCTCCGCAACCACG GTGTGAAGAAAGGAGACCGAATTTCCATCTACCTACCTATGATCCTGGAGCTGGTCATAGCCATGCTTGCCTGCGCCAGGATTGGAGCCATCCATTCTGTTGTG TTTGCAGGCTTCTCAGCAGACTCTCTTTGTGAGCGGATCCTTGACTGCGGTTGCTCCCTCCTCATCACAGCAG ATGCCTTTTATCGAGGGGACAAGCTGATCAACCTGAAGCAGATTGCTGATGAAGCCCTCCAGAAGAGTAGAGACAG GGGCTTCCTTTTGAAAAAGTGCATTGTGGTGAAGCACCTGGGACGGGAGGAGTTAGCAGTGGACGGGGCATGCAGCCAGTCTCCCCCTCTCAAAAGGCTGTGCCAGGACGTACAG gaaaaaaagactgagagcTCACAGAGACTCCATCCCAAG ACCCCCTGGGATCCCCACGTGGATGTGTGGTGGCAAGATCTGATGAGCGGTGCCAGCACAGAGTGTGAGCCCGAGTGGTGCGACTCAGAGGATGAACTCTTCATCCTCTACACAAGTGGCTCAACTGGGAAACCCAAG GGTGTGCTGCATACGGTGGGTGGATACATGCTTTATGCTGCCACCTCGTTTAAGTACGTCTTTGATTACCAGCCTGAGGACATCTACTGGTGCACAGCTGACATTGGATGGATAACAGGCCATTCCTACATCACTTACGGACCCTTGGCAAATGGGGCAACTAGTGTATTA TTTGAAGGTATCCCCACCTACCCGGACGCTGGGCGAATGTGGAGTATCGTTGACAAGTACAAGGTGACCAAGTTCTACACGGCACCCACAGCCATCCGGCTGCTGCTCAAGTATGGGGAGGAGCCCGTCAAAAA GCACAGCCGGAAGTCTCTGAAGGTGCTGGGGACCGTTGGGGAGCCCATCAACCCTGAAGCCTGGCTGTGGTACTACCGCGTGGTGGGAGAGGAGAGGTGCCCCATTGTGGACACGTTCTGGCAGACAGAGACG GGTGGCCACATGCTTACACCTCTCCCTGCCGCCACCCCCATGAAGCCAGGCTCTGCT ACATTCCCCTTCTTTGGTGTGGTCCCTGCCGTCATGAATGAGTCGGGggaagagctggaaggagaagcagaaggctACTTG GTATTTAAGCAGCCCTGGCCAGGAATAATGCGCACACTGTATGGAAACCACCAACAGTTTGAAACCACGTACTTCAAGAAGTTCCCTGGGTACTACGTGACAGGTGACG gtTGCAGGAGAGATAAAGATGGTTATTACTGGATCACGGGGCGAATTGATGACATGTTGAATGTTTCTG GCCAtttgctgagcactgcagaagtgGAGTCAGCTCTGCTCGGGCATGGAGCTATCTCTGAGGCTGCTGTGGTCAGTCACCCACACCCTGTGAAAGGCGAGTGCCTGTACTGCTTTGTGACCCTGAAAGATGGCCATGAATTCACCAGCAACCTGGCAGATGAGCTGAAAAAACAAG tcaggGAAAAAATCGGACCGATAGCAACGCCTGATTACATCCAGTATGCCCCCAGCCTGCCCAAAACCCGTTCAG GAAAGATCACCAGGCGGATATTAAGGAAGATTGCCCAGAATGACAGAGATCTGGGGGACATCTCCACCCTGGTAAACCCAGGCATTATAAACCAGCTTTTCAACAGCAGATGCGACACTAAACTGTAG